A stretch of the Massilia sp. W12 genome encodes the following:
- the amt gene encoding ammonium transporter → MKRLLNWISAAMLACALAGAAQAADASADGKAAASAAAATPAASVPAAPAAAAPAPAETAASAAASAPAAAPAAVAAPAPAAAAPAAPTAQKADTGWMMVATLLVILMTIPGLALFYGGMVRSKNMLSILIQVFVIFSLIVVLWCLYGYSFAFTEGNALIGGSARLFLQGIYDPAKGFAVAATFSKGVVIPEFIYVAFQATFAAITCGLIVGAFAERVKFSAVLAFIVLWFTFAYVPIAHMVWFWPGPDGIKDAASLASETAKGGFLWQKGALDFAGGTVVHINASVAGLIGAYMVGKRIGYKRESMAPHSLTLTMVGASLLWVGWFGFNAGSALEAGDIATLAFVNTLLATAAATVAWTAGEWVHKRRPSMLGAASGAVAGLVAVTPACGFVGPMGALLIGLLAGLVCLWGVNGLKRLLGADDSLDVFGVHGVGGILGALLTGVFAAPKLGGQGIFDYVANKAAAEYDIASQVWIQAQAVGVTVLWSAVVSFAAYKLVDLVIGLRVAEDEEREGLDITSHGESAYHH, encoded by the coding sequence ATGAAGCGATTATTGAATTGGATCAGCGCAGCCATGTTGGCCTGCGCTCTGGCCGGTGCGGCGCAGGCGGCAGACGCCAGCGCGGATGGCAAGGCGGCGGCCAGCGCTGCTGCTGCGACGCCTGCAGCCTCTGTCCCTGCGGCGCCAGCCGCAGCCGCCCCTGCGCCGGCAGAAACCGCCGCCAGCGCTGCCGCATCTGCGCCGGCAGCCGCGCCCGCAGCAGTTGCCGCGCCTGCCCCCGCCGCTGCAGCGCCGGCGGCGCCCACCGCGCAAAAAGCCGACACCGGCTGGATGATGGTGGCCACGCTGCTGGTGATTTTAATGACGATTCCCGGTCTGGCCCTGTTTTACGGCGGCATGGTGCGCAGTAAAAACATGCTCTCGATCCTGATTCAGGTATTTGTGATTTTCTCCCTGATCGTGGTGTTGTGGTGCTTGTACGGTTATTCCTTCGCCTTCACCGAAGGCAATGCGCTGATAGGCGGAAGCGCGCGCTTATTCCTGCAAGGCATTTATGATCCGGCCAAGGGCTTTGCTGTCGCCGCCACCTTCAGCAAGGGCGTGGTGATCCCGGAGTTCATTTATGTTGCCTTCCAGGCCACGTTTGCCGCCATTACCTGCGGCTTGATCGTCGGCGCCTTTGCTGAGCGCGTCAAATTTTCCGCCGTGCTGGCTTTTATCGTGCTGTGGTTCACCTTCGCCTATGTGCCGATTGCGCACATGGTGTGGTTCTGGCCCGGCCCGGATGGCATTAAAGACGCCGCCAGTCTGGCGAGTGAAACCGCAAAAGGCGGCTTCCTGTGGCAAAAAGGCGCGCTTGACTTCGCCGGCGGCACCGTGGTGCATATCAATGCCTCGGTGGCGGGTTTGATCGGCGCCTACATGGTCGGCAAGCGCATCGGCTACAAGCGTGAATCGATGGCCCCGCATTCCCTGACCCTGACCATGGTCGGCGCCTCGCTGCTGTGGGTGGGCTGGTTTGGTTTCAATGCCGGCTCCGCACTGGAAGCGGGCGATATCGCCACCCTGGCCTTTGTCAACACCTTGCTGGCGACTGCGGCAGCGACGGTGGCCTGGACTGCCGGCGAATGGGTGCACAAGCGTCGGCCCTCGATGTTGGGCGCAGCTTCCGGCGCGGTGGCCGGGCTGGTGGCGGTGACGCCGGCTTGCGGCTTCGTCGGCCCGATGGGCGCTTTGCTGATCGGCTTGCTGGCCGGCCTGGTCTGCCTGTGGGGTGTGAATGGTTTGAAACGCCTGCTCGGCGCGGATGACTCGCTGGACGTGTTCGGCGTGCATGGCGTGGGCGGCATCCTCGGCGCCTTGCTGACTGGCGTGTTCGCTGCGCCGAAACTGGGCGGGCAGGGCATTTTTGACTACGTGGCGAATAAGGCCGCAGCTGAATATGACATCGCCAGCCAGGTGTGGATTCAAGCCCAGGCCGTCGGCGTGACGGTGTTGTGGTCGGCGGTGGTTTCCTTCGCTGCCTATAAATTGGTGGATTTAGTGATCGGCTTGCGGGTCGCTGAAGACGAAGAACGTGAAGGCCTGGACATTACCAGCCACGGCGAATCGGCATACCATCATTAA
- a CDS encoding P-II family nitrogen regulator gives MKMITAIIKPFKLDEVREALSTLGVQGITVTEVKGFGRQKGHTELYRGAEYVVDFLPKTKIEAAVDDAIVEAVIETIEKAARTGKIGDGKIFVSPLEQVVRIRTGETGNEAL, from the coding sequence ATGAAAATGATTACAGCGATTATCAAACCCTTCAAGCTCGATGAAGTGCGTGAAGCGCTTTCCACGCTTGGGGTGCAAGGGATTACGGTGACAGAGGTGAAAGGCTTTGGCCGGCAAAAGGGGCACACCGAGCTGTACCGGGGGGCGGAATATGTGGTCGATTTTCTGCCCAAAACCAAGATCGAAGCGGCGGTGGATGATGCGATTGTCGAAGCGGTGATTGAAACCATAGAAAAAGCGGCGCGCACCGGCAAGATTGGCGACGGCAAGATTTTTGTCTCGCCGCTGGAGCAAGTGGTGCGTATCCGTACCGGCGAAACCGGCAACGAGGCATTGTGA
- a CDS encoding TorF family putative porin — protein MKTILRASAIGAVLCLAGVNVQAQEKKPEHEVSANLGIASDYRYRGLSQTRLQPAVQGGVDYVNNAGGWYAGAWASTIKWTKDVGGSGDIELDLYAGKRGEIAKDWAYDVGLLTYVYPSNGLTPNVNTTELYGQISYQAVSLKYSRSLSNLFGVADSKGSGYLDLSANLPLADGFTLNLHVGRQSVKNAGALSYTDYKLGLSKEFSFATLALAVIGTNTKVYVAPNGKNLGKSALVLTASKTF, from the coding sequence ATGAAAACCATCTTGCGTGCATCTGCAATCGGCGCCGTCTTGTGCCTGGCTGGCGTGAATGTCCAGGCGCAGGAAAAAAAGCCGGAGCATGAAGTCAGCGCCAATCTCGGCATTGCCTCTGACTATCGCTATCGCGGGCTGTCGCAAACCCGTTTGCAGCCCGCTGTGCAGGGCGGCGTGGATTACGTCAACAACGCCGGCGGCTGGTACGCCGGGGCCTGGGCGTCAACCATTAAATGGACCAAGGATGTGGGCGGCAGCGGCGATATCGAACTGGATCTGTATGCCGGCAAGCGCGGTGAAATCGCCAAGGATTGGGCTTATGACGTCGGCCTGCTGACCTATGTGTACCCGTCAAACGGTTTGACGCCGAACGTCAACACCACTGAGCTGTACGGGCAAATCAGTTATCAGGCGGTGAGTCTGAAGTATTCGCGCTCGCTGTCGAATCTGTTCGGCGTGGCGGACAGCAAGGGCAGCGGCTATCTGGATTTGAGCGCGAATTTGCCACTGGCGGATGGTTTCACCCTGAATCTGCATGTGGGGCGGCAGAGCGTGAAAAACGCGGGTGCGCTGTCCTACACCGATTACAAGCTGGGTCTCAGCAAGGAATTCAGCTTCGCCACCCTGGCTTTGGCCGTGATCGGCACGAACACCAAAGTCTATGTCGCGCCGAATGGCAAGAATTTGGGCAAGAGCGCGCTGGTGCTGACCGCCAGCAAGACTTTCTGA
- a CDS encoding accessory factor UbiK family protein, producing the protein MDMNAFFNDLQGKFNQVLENSPAKDVQQNMKAMMSQGFAKLDLVTREEFDIQSQVLAKTRARLEALEARVAELEARIARGQDKD; encoded by the coding sequence ATGGATATGAATGCTTTTTTCAATGATTTGCAGGGCAAATTCAACCAGGTGCTGGAAAATTCGCCAGCCAAGGATGTGCAACAGAACATGAAGGCGATGATGTCGCAGGGTTTCGCCAAGCTGGATCTGGTCACGCGCGAAGAATTTGATATCCAAAGCCAGGTGCTGGCCAAAACCCGCGCCCGTTTGGAAGCGCTGGAAGCGCGCGTGGCCGAACTGGAAGCGCGCATCGCACGCGGCCAGGATAAAGATTAA
- a CDS encoding YifB family Mg chelatase-like AAA ATPase, which yields MSLAVLNSRALCGMQAPQVTVEVHLANGLPGMTIVGLPETEVKEAKDRVRAALQNARFDLPNQRITVNLAPADLPKESGRFDLPIALGILAASGQLPAQELSQYEFAGELSLSGELRPVRGALAMTFAIQQSGGAKPAFILPAQNAPEAALATGVQIFPARTLLEVCAHFASRDPQQKLQAYRANLAGQRPAYPDLLDVKGQQAAKRALEVAAAGSHSLLMSGPPGTGKSMLAARFPGILPEMTEQEALEAAAVQSLTSGFQAQRWKQRPYRAPHHTASGVALVGGGSTPRPGEISLAHNGVLFLDELPEFDRKVLEVLREPLESGQITISRAARQADFPARFQLLAAMNPCPCGYLGHASGKCRCTPEAVARYQDRISGPLLDRIDMQIQVGALSQEELQKAADGEASHDVATRVQAAWQRQLARQGKPNSQLGSREIDAHCQPDAAGAALLQQAMQKLNWSARAYHRVLKVARTVADLAGLPAPGRAQVAEAIQYRRGLREK from the coding sequence ATGAGTCTGGCCGTATTGAACAGCCGCGCCCTGTGCGGCATGCAAGCGCCGCAAGTCACGGTGGAAGTGCATTTGGCGAACGGTTTGCCGGGCATGACCATTGTTGGCCTGCCGGAAACGGAAGTCAAAGAAGCCAAAGACCGGGTGCGCGCGGCGCTGCAAAATGCGCGTTTTGATTTGCCGAATCAGCGCATCACCGTAAATTTGGCCCCGGCGGATCTGCCGAAAGAGTCGGGCCGCTTTGATTTACCGATCGCGCTCGGGATTTTAGCCGCCAGCGGGCAATTGCCGGCGCAGGAACTGAGCCAATATGAATTCGCCGGCGAACTGTCGCTTTCGGGCGAATTGCGCCCGGTGCGCGGCGCGCTGGCCATGACCTTCGCCATCCAGCAAAGCGGCGGCGCGAAACCGGCCTTTATTTTGCCGGCGCAAAACGCGCCCGAAGCGGCGCTCGCCACCGGGGTGCAGATCTTCCCGGCGCGCACCCTGCTGGAGGTGTGCGCGCACTTCGCCAGCCGCGATCCGCAGCAGAAATTGCAAGCCTATCGCGCCAATCTGGCCGGCCAACGCCCGGCCTATCCCGATCTGCTGGACGTGAAAGGCCAGCAAGCCGCCAAGCGTGCGCTGGAAGTGGCCGCCGCAGGCAGCCACAGTCTGTTAATGAGCGGGCCGCCGGGGACAGGCAAGAGCATGTTGGCGGCGCGTTTTCCCGGGATTTTGCCGGAAATGACGGAACAGGAGGCGCTGGAGGCGGCAGCCGTGCAATCGCTGACTTCCGGCTTTCAGGCGCAGCGCTGGAAGCAGCGTCCCTACCGTGCGCCGCATCACACTGCTTCCGGCGTGGCCCTGGTGGGCGGCGGCTCCACCCCGCGCCCGGGCGAAATTTCGCTGGCGCACAACGGCGTTTTATTTCTCGATGAATTGCCGGAATTTGACCGCAAGGTGCTGGAAGTCTTGCGCGAGCCGCTGGAATCGGGACAAATCACCATCTCCCGCGCAGCACGCCAGGCCGATTTCCCGGCCCGCTTTCAATTGCTGGCGGCGATGAATCCCTGCCCCTGCGGTTACTTGGGACATGCCAGCGGCAAATGCCGCTGCACCCCGGAAGCGGTGGCGCGTTATCAGGACAGGATTTCCGGCCCGCTGCTGGATCGCATCGACATGCAAATCCAGGTCGGCGCCTTGAGCCAGGAGGAGTTGCAAAAAGCCGCCGATGGCGAAGCCTCGCACGATGTGGCGACGCGGGTGCAAGCCGCCTGGCAACGCCAATTGGCGCGCCAGGGCAAACCCAACAGCCAGCTCGGCAGCCGCGAAATCGACGCCCACTGTCAGCCGGACGCCGCCGGCGCCGCACTGCTGCAACAGGCCATGCAAAAACTGAACTGGTCGGCGCGCGCCTACCACCGCGTGCTGAAAGTGGCGCGCACCGTGGCCGATCTGGCCGGCCTGCCGGCGCCGGGCCGGGCGCAGGTGGCGGAGGCGATTCAATACCGGCGCGGACTGCGGGAGAAATAA
- a CDS encoding ATP-binding protein, translating to MLLEFGVKNFFSFLEESVLSLRVDAKCPPEVAQGRPALSALCIQGANASGKTQLLKALTFVSHFVLNSFADGPQEKIGVAPFYGSTDPCEFFLEFEDEDAIWRYELVVDRQQVQRETLYKSRGKRVRLFQREGNTLSACVKELHALSGMRLRSNASIVSTAIQYDFSGLHVLANNLEFVSNVSFLGRRDALFNVRDIAGHLQNEPEVFAFIKQFICDCDTGIADIKIEESIDQHGEQVRFPVFFHRCGDDLYAVPYMMESSGTRSLFCDLGMYHYVLRRGGVLILDEFDQNLHPHILPKLLALFLQAEHNPLGAQLLFTTHDTEIMNLLGRYRIYLVAKEDNESFAYRLDEIPGDILRNDRPIRPVYIEGRIGGVPRL from the coding sequence TTGTTACTCGAATTTGGCGTCAAGAATTTCTTTTCATTTTTAGAGGAAAGCGTGCTTTCCCTGCGCGTGGACGCGAAATGCCCGCCCGAGGTCGCGCAAGGCCGCCCCGCCTTGAGCGCCTTGTGCATACAGGGCGCCAATGCGAGCGGCAAAACACAGTTGCTCAAAGCCCTGACCTTTGTGTCGCATTTTGTGTTGAATTCCTTTGCCGATGGGCCGCAGGAAAAAATCGGCGTGGCGCCGTTTTATGGCAGCACCGATCCGTGCGAATTTTTCCTCGAATTTGAAGATGAAGACGCCATCTGGCGTTATGAATTGGTGGTGGATCGACAGCAAGTGCAACGCGAAACGCTGTACAAAAGCAGGGGCAAGCGCGTGCGCCTGTTTCAGCGCGAGGGGAATACCTTGAGCGCCTGCGTCAAAGAACTGCATGCGCTGAGCGGGATGCGTTTGCGCAGCAATGCCTCGATTGTCTCAACCGCGATTCAATACGATTTCAGCGGCTTGCATGTGTTGGCGAACAATCTGGAATTTGTCAGCAATGTCTCTTTTCTTGGGCGGCGCGATGCGCTGTTCAATGTGCGCGACATCGCCGGCCATCTGCAAAATGAGCCGGAAGTATTTGCCTTCATCAAGCAATTCATTTGTGATTGCGACACCGGGATTGCCGACATCAAGATTGAAGAATCCATCGACCAGCATGGCGAACAAGTGCGCTTCCCCGTGTTTTTTCACCGCTGCGGGGACGATCTTTATGCGGTGCCGTATATGATGGAGTCATCCGGCACGCGCAGCCTGTTTTGCGATCTGGGCATGTATCACTATGTCTTACGCAGAGGCGGCGTGTTGATACTGGACGAATTTGATCAAAATCTGCATCCGCACATCCTGCCCAAATTGCTTGCGCTGTTTTTGCAAGCGGAACACAACCCGCTGGGCGCGCAATTACTGTTCACCACGCATGACACCGAAATCATGAATTTGCTGGGCCGCTACAGAATTTATCTGGTGGCGAAAGAAGATAACGAGAGCTTTGCCTACCGCCTGGATGAAATTCCGGGCGATATCCTGCGCAATGACCGGCCGATCCGTCCCGTCTACATCGAAGGCCGGATTGGCGGAGTGCCGCGCCTATGA
- a CDS encoding DUF3226 domain-containing protein, whose translation MPKKVFSKHLLVEGRADRDFCAALCRDLGLDDVQIGPPQDFGAGGNGKGNVIALLPEMIERMKIGDITHLALMVDADFAHTDGLGCKNTWRKIADTLRANGYTLPENPPKNMQQGLHYHYAGKLMPIGVWIMPGNGGDGFIENFLMDNLQANEQTLLAHAKSTVATLSDKRFRPHHESKAVLSTYAAWQKMPGQGMQGLHGAGVLDANASGMQSFCTWLKTCFS comes from the coding sequence ATGCCCAAAAAAGTGTTCAGCAAGCATCTTTTGGTGGAAGGCCGGGCAGATCGGGATTTTTGCGCAGCGTTGTGTCGTGACCTGGGATTGGATGATGTGCAAATCGGCCCGCCACAGGATTTTGGCGCAGGCGGAAACGGCAAAGGGAATGTGATTGCCTTGCTGCCGGAAATGATAGAAAGAATGAAAATTGGCGATATTACGCATCTGGCCTTGATGGTGGATGCGGATTTTGCCCACACCGATGGCCTGGGTTGCAAGAACACCTGGCGCAAAATCGCCGATACATTACGCGCCAACGGTTATACGCTGCCGGAAAACCCGCCCAAGAATATGCAGCAGGGCTTGCATTATCACTATGCCGGCAAGCTGATGCCTATTGGCGTGTGGATTATGCCGGGCAATGGCGGCGATGGGTTCATTGAAAATTTTCTGATGGATAATTTGCAGGCAAATGAGCAAACCTTGCTCGCGCATGCAAAAAGCACTGTTGCCACCTTGTCTGACAAACGTTTCCGTCCTCATCATGAGAGCAAAGCCGTTTTGTCCACCTATGCGGCTTGGCAAAAAATGCCGGGACAGGGCATGCAAGGTTTGCATGGCGCTGGCGTGCTGGATGCAAACGCCAGCGGAATGCAGTCTTTTTGTACCTGGTTGAAAACCTGCTTCAGCTGA
- a CDS encoding AAA family ATPase, whose product MLNALRIKNFRNLEHLEIRQLGRVNLIVGSNNIGKSSLLEALRILAGGASSRLLRDLLQYRDELFYMAGEAEEEGDFLPLENLFSGRKFPEDDTQIFIGDPEQSAHQIQMQFGVLGIDVMQDATGLNLPASVRQKFIPMPDCASAEFDEAEFALRISKNGMAHIVSGSRMEAARMRERRLAGALPTTPCAWISSKTLSLDELAEIWDRVWLNPEHKESIAQALRIIAPEFRDLLFVQDPKRARPGRIPMVSLEGQSRPFPLNSMGDGMARVLQLAMKIFAARGGMLLIDEFENGLYYKIQRQVWEMLFDLAQALDVQIFATTHSFDCVNHFAAVAQNRPETGAMLLKLGRSILPEQNGAIVAIEMDAPKLAAMTDAEIEVR is encoded by the coding sequence ATGCTCAACGCTTTACGCATCAAAAATTTCCGCAACCTCGAACATTTGGAAATCCGCCAACTTGGCAGGGTGAATCTGATCGTTGGCAGCAATAACATCGGCAAAAGTTCATTGCTGGAAGCCTTGCGTATCCTGGCTGGCGGCGCATCGTCGCGTCTGTTGCGTGATCTTTTGCAATACCGGGATGAATTGTTTTACATGGCAGGCGAGGCGGAAGAGGAGGGCGATTTTTTACCTTTGGAGAATCTTTTCAGCGGCAGAAAATTTCCAGAAGATGATACGCAGATTTTCATCGGCGATCCTGAACAGAGCGCGCATCAAATCCAGATGCAATTTGGGGTGCTGGGCATCGACGTAATGCAAGATGCCACAGGGCTGAACTTACCTGCTTCCGTGCGGCAAAAATTTATCCCCATGCCAGATTGCGCCAGTGCTGAGTTTGATGAGGCTGAGTTCGCCTTGCGGATCAGTAAAAACGGCATGGCGCACATCGTGAGCGGATCCAGAATGGAAGCCGCCCGGATGCGGGAGAGACGGCTGGCGGGAGCATTGCCGACCACGCCCTGCGCCTGGATTTCCAGCAAAACTCTTTCACTCGACGAACTTGCCGAAATCTGGGATAGGGTTTGGTTGAATCCAGAGCATAAAGAATCGATTGCTCAAGCCTTGCGCATCATTGCGCCGGAATTCCGCGATTTGCTCTTCGTGCAAGATCCCAAGCGCGCCCGTCCCGGGCGCATTCCCATGGTCAGCTTGGAAGGTCAGTCACGCCCTTTCCCGCTCAATAGCATGGGCGACGGTATGGCGCGCGTGTTGCAACTGGCGATGAAAATTTTTGCCGCGCGTGGCGGTATGCTTTTAATCGATGAGTTTGAAAACGGACTGTATTACAAGATTCAGCGGCAGGTGTGGGAAATGCTGTTCGATTTGGCGCAGGCTCTGGATGTGCAAATTTTCGCCACCACGCACAGCTTTGACTGTGTCAACCACTTCGCGGCTGTTGCGCAAAACCGTCCCGAAACCGGCGCCATGCTGCTCAAACTCGGGCGCAGTATTTTGCCTGAGCAGAATGGCGCAATTGTGGCCATTGAGATGGATGCGCCCAAGCTGGCCGCAATGACTGATGCTGAGATTGAGGTGCGCTGA
- a CDS encoding flavin reductase family protein encodes MHTPIPLEKSWRLLNHGPTVLVSAAHQGRRNVMAASWNMPLDFTPPKVAVVIDKNTVTCELIKASGYFALNVPSRALAAATVQVGNRSARDLPAGQDKFAWAGLQTFAGSLIGAPLIGGCLGWLECRVLPEPELAHKYDLYLAEIIAAHADPRAFQDGHWNFAEGMPRSIHYIAGGHFFESGEQFSEALPE; translated from the coding sequence ATGCATACCCCAATCCCTCTTGAAAAATCCTGGCGTCTGTTAAACCACGGCCCGACCGTGCTGGTCAGCGCAGCGCACCAAGGCCGGCGCAATGTGATGGCGGCATCCTGGAATATGCCGCTGGACTTCACGCCGCCGAAAGTCGCGGTGGTGATCGACAAAAACACCGTCACTTGTGAATTGATCAAAGCCAGCGGGTATTTCGCCTTGAATGTGCCAAGCCGTGCGCTGGCCGCAGCGACGGTGCAAGTTGGCAATCGTTCGGCGCGCGATTTGCCGGCGGGACAGGATAAATTCGCCTGGGCCGGTTTGCAGACCTTTGCCGGCAGTCTGATCGGGGCGCCCTTGATCGGGGGTTGTCTCGGCTGGCTCGAATGTCGCGTGCTGCCGGAGCCGGAGCTGGCGCATAAATATGACTTGTACCTGGCCGAAATCATCGCCGCGCACGCCGACCCGCGCGCATTTCAGGATGGGCACTGGAATTTTGCAGAAGGCATGCCGCGCTCAATTCATTACATCGCCGGCGGACACTTTTTTGAGAGCGGCGAGCAGTTCAGCGAGGCCTTGCCGGAGTGA